The nucleotide sequence CGTCTGGGCGATCTCGGTGCCGTGATCACCCTCGACCAAGGCGAGCGCGAGGTCAATACCCGCCGTCACTCCCGCGGCAGTCCACACCTTCGGGGAGCTGCGGATGAAGATCGGGTCAGGATCGACGTCGACGGCGGGAAACTCACGAGCCAGCCGGTCGGCGAAGGCCCAATGCGTGGTGGCCCGACAACCGTCGAGCAGCCCCGCTTCGGCGGCCAAAAATGTGCCAGTACAGACGGTGACAACGCGCCGGGCAGTACCCGCAGCGGCTTTGACCCAGTCCATCAGCGCCACGTTGTCGCGTGCGGCATCGACGCCACCGCCACCGGGGAGCACAACGGTGTCTACCGGCGCACTCGGGTCTGGCAGCCGCGTGGTCATGAATTCCAAGCCGATTCCGGTTGCCACCGGACGCTCGTCGATCGATGCGAGCGCCACGTCGTAACCGCCCTCGCTCAGCAGGGATGCACCCGCAAACACCTCGAACGGTCCCACCACGTCGAGCGGTTGGACCCCGGGGAAACCGACGATAACCACCTTGCGGGCCATGGGCTCAATGCTGCTCAGGTTCCGCTATGTCGTCTAGGTCGGGTACCCCACAAATTAGGCCAGGCCGTCGGCTGCCGGCGTGTCCCCGCCGCACCGGCAGCCGAGTAATGAGTCCAGGGGAGCACATGTCAGTGCATTGGTAGGCGCCGGAGTTGATCGATTCATAGGACGTGCGGCGCGATGAGGACGGCGGCGCTGGAGACCACCGAACCAATCAGGAAGGCGATGATGGTGAATCCCATTACCTGACGGACATTGAGTTTCGCGATTGCCAGCAGTGGTAGCAGCCAGAACGGCTGAATCATGTTGGCAACCGCCTCGCCGATTGCCACCGACATTGAGATCAGTCCGAGGTAGGCCGGCGAATGTTGGCCCAGCACGAGCGCCGAGTCGACCGCGACTGGCCCCTGCACCGCCCAGTGGCCACCACCGGAGGGCACAAACAGCGAGATGATGATCGAGCCGACGAAGGTCAGGAAAGGGAGGGTGTACTGGTTCGCGCCGCTGACCAGCACCTCGGCGAGCACCGTCTGCAGCGGCGTGCCCGAACCCGCGGGTGCTTGCGAGGGCAGATAACCCAGAAGCCCGATGATCCCGCCGTACAGCGGATACTGCAGCAGCAGCGGGCCCGACACTCTGGCCGCGCCGGAAAACGCCCGGATGAAGCGAATTGGCGTGCGATGTAGCAACGCTCCCGTCACGGTGAACAGCATGATCATCGACGAGATGTTCAGCGCAAAACCACTTAGCGAGAAGTATGTTAGTCCCGCGACAAAGACGATCACGTTGAGAATCCACAGGTTTTCCAACCAGTCAGCAAACGTCCGGTCGCCTGTGGCGGGGTCCGATGGCGTGTCCTCGTCCGCGAAGACCGCGGGGTCCGGCTCGAGGCGACGCGCCGGCTCCATGCGCCGGATCGCGATGGCCAGCAGCACCAGAACCGCCGCCGCGGCCACCCAGCTGTAGGGCTGAAAGATCGTCAGCCGCAGCGGCACGTTGATGCCGGTCATCTTGTGAATCACATTGATTGGGCTATTGGAGTCGGTGTTCGCCAGCGCGATCGACGACGACAGGCCCTGGGTCCAGACGATAAAGCCCATGAATGAGGCTGCGATGAGGTAGCCAAAATGCACGCCCTCGAGTCGCTTCGCCACCTGGCGAGCGACCAGGGCGCCCGCCACCAGACCGAGCCCCCAATTCAGCAGCGACAATGCGGCACTCAGGCTAAAACACAGCAGAGCGCCTTGAATCTGGTTCGTTGGCTTACTGGCGACGAATACGATCGCCCGCTTCAGCGGTGGCGCTTCGGCGAGCGTGTAACCAGTCACCAGGATCAACACCATCTGGAACGCGAAGGTAAAGATGTTCTGCGATCCCCAGACACCGTCGTACCAGGCGTTGAGGATGCCGCTCGGCGTTGCGCCCCGGACCAGTAGCGCGACCAACGCAACCACGATGACGGTAAGCAGGACCGCGAACAGGTACGGATCTGGCATGAAGCGTTCGACGTAGCGCACGCGCAGCGCCGTGAGGTGCTGCATCAAGCTGCGCCGCTTGGCCTTTCGATCCTGCCGTGTCGTCATTGGCCCGCCTTCGCTAAGTCGACCCGCCGCATCAATCCGCGCTTGTTGATTGTGCTGGCCCGACCCCGAAACCGTAAACAGGATCTCGGCGGCCGCTGCGTCTCGACCGCGGCGCAAGCTCGGCAGCGAGAAGACCGAGGCGCGCGACCGGCGTGATGCCGGCACCGCCAGCCGGAATCCCTCGTTCCAACGCCATCACTTGCTAAGGGTGAACCCGATACCAGAATGGCAAATTAGAATTGCGCTCGAATTTGCGGCCGCATTTCGCCAATGCAGACATCATGATGAATATCGTGTATGGTTTGCATACCACATTGTTTTGCGTCGTTGGCGAAGGGCGGCTGTCACTCAGCCGCATAGGCCGAATAGGTCACATATGCCACATTGACCACATCGAGCAAGCGATAGCAGTACAGCCACTTAACGTAAGGAGTACAACGTGACGATATTGCAGGAAACCGCCCAATCAGCTGTCAGCAAGGTGATCATCGAGGCGTTGGAGTCGGCGACCGCTACGTCGGTCATTTCGGCCCTCGCCGAAGGACGAAACACGGCTTCCAAGAACACTTTCCGCCCGAGCATCATCACACTTGAGACCATCGACGGACAAGAGATCCGAGTCAGCACGCTGACCAGCAAGTCCGCTACAGCGGCAGAGTTGGTCTCGGCGGGCACGACCATCGATGCCGCACCCACCGGCACCTACGTCCTGGCCTGCGGCAAGACATTGGTGATTGAAAATGGCCGCCTGGTAGGTGGTACCGCCGCGGCCGGAGATATCCCCGATTGGGCCGTGTTCTACCTCTTGCCGGTTGATCGGCAGCGATGCCAATAGGGGAAGAAGTGTCAGTCTTCGGACTGGGAGTGCCGCTATGCAATGGGTAATTAAGACCAGCAAGCTCTGCAATCTAAGGTGCAAATACTGTTACGAGTGGGAGCACCTATCGGACCCGACAAGGATGTCGGAGTCGGTCTGGCGGGACGCTTTAGTCGCCATCCGGGACTACGCCGATCTGACGACCCGGCGCTGCGGCTACGACATCCCCGTGGACATCATTTGGCACGGGGGCGAGCCCACACTGTTGCCGCGTGAATATTTTGAGCGAGTGTTCGCATTGCAGAGAGAGGTTTTCCCCAGCGATTGGCTACAAAGCCGCCGGGTCAGAAATGTCCTGCAAACGAACCTGTATTCCGTTCGCGACGAGCACCTGGATGTCTTCGAAGAACATGGCGTTGAACTGGGTATCTCGGTAGATTTCGCCGAAGGCGTGCGGTTGACGGCGGGAGGCAAGCGGACAGAGGCGGCGGTACGTTCGAACATCCGCCGTCTGCAGGACCGGGGCTTACCCTTCAGCATCATCACGGTGTTGGCTGGGCACACCGTCAGCCAGATTCAGCGCGTATTCGAGGAGATCAGCCAGCTCCAGAAGCCGGCACGACTGCTCCCACTGTTCAGCGGTCCCGCGGCGCGTCCGATGAACGGCGTCACCGTCGACAAGTCCGACATCCTCGACGCGTTGATGGTGTTCTTCGACCTGTGGGTCTCGGCCGGTATGACCCCGCGGGTCGATCCTCTTGATCAGTATCTGCGCACCGTGATCCTCGAGCGCATGGGCTTGGAGCGCCCGGGCCAAGACCGTGCGCTGTTGGGTAACGACGTCCTCGTCATCGACCGTGACGGCAGACTCAGCTGCGATGCCTACCGTGAGCATGGGGACCTCGGCAATATCACCGAGACGACCATCGAGGACATCGTGGATGGCGCCACCTACGGTTACCTTGTCGCGGAGGAGACAGCACTGAAGGATTCGGTATGCACGCAGTGCCCGTTCCTCGGCGCCTGCGACACCAGCCCGATCGCACGCAATTTCGACAGCCACATCCTGCAAGACTGCCCGATCGATCGATATATCTTGCCGCGCATCGAGGCCCACCTGGAGGATCGGGGCTTCTTCGACGAACAGTTCAGCGCCATGGTCCATGAGGTCACCGCGACCCATGTGGTGGAGGCGTTCGGAGCGCGGGTTTCGTATTCATGCTGAAGGTGTCCTTTGGGCGCCAACAGCGGCGGGTCAGCCCGGTCTGGACCTGATCGTGGGTCGCTTTGACGGTCTTGGCAGACTGTGCCCATGGCACAGATAACCCTGCGTGGAAATGCGATCAACACTGTCGGCGAACTGCCCGCCGTCGGATCTCCTGCCCCGGCATTCGCCCTGACCGGTGATGACCTGGGAACGGTGAGCAGCGACCAGTTCCGCGGCAAGGCCGTCGTGCTGAATATCTTCCCGTCCATCGATACACCGGTGTGCGCAACCAGTGTTCGGACCTTCAACGAGCGTGCCGCCGCGAGCGGAGTGAACGTGCTCTGCGTGTCGAAAGACCTGCCGTTTGCGCAGAAGCGATTCTGTGGGGCGGAGGGGATCGAGAACGTGACAAGCGCCTCGGCGTTCCGCGACGGCTTCGGTGAGGCCTACGGCGTCACCATCACCGACGGCCCGATGGCCGGACTCCTTGCCCGGGCCATCGTGGTCATCGGCGCCGACGGCAAAGTTTCCTACACCGAACTGGTGCCGGAAATCGCGCAAGAGCCCGACTACGAAGCGGCGCTGGCAGCGGTCGCCACCTAGATCGGCACCGTCGCTCACCGGCTAGAGGCCGACACGATCGGCCAACAGCGACCGCTGGTGCGCACTGCTGCCGAACAAGGCTTCGGTCGTCTTGGCCCGGCGGAAATACAGATGCAGGTCGTGTTCCCAGGTGAAGGCGATCCCGCCGTGAACCTGGATAGCCGAGCCCGCACACAATACGTAGGTGTCCGCGGCCTGCGCCTTCGCCAGCGGGGCGGTGGCGTGCAGTTCGTCCCCGCCGACCGCGCACAGCTGCGCAAACATCACCGCAGCGCGGGTGGCATCAATCTCGATCATCATGTCG is from Mycobacterium marinum and encodes:
- a CDS encoding GlxA family transcriptional regulator; this translates as MARKVVIVGFPGVQPLDVVGPFEVFAGASLLSEGGYDVALASIDERPVATGIGLEFMTTRLPDPSAPVDTVVLPGGGGVDAARDNVALMDWVKAAAGTARRVVTVCTGTFLAAEAGLLDGCRATTHWAFADRLAREFPAVDVDPDPIFIRSSPKVWTAAGVTAGIDLALALVEGDHGTEIAQTVARWLVLYLRRPGGQTQFAAPVWMPRAKRPSIRDVQEAIEAQPGGPHSIEELAHRAAMSPRHFTRVFTGEVGEAPGQYVERVRTEAARRQLEETEDTVVAIAARCGFGTAETMRRNFIRRVGISPDQYRKAFA
- a CDS encoding TIGR00366 family protein; the encoded protein is MTTRQDRKAKRRSLMQHLTALRVRYVERFMPDPYLFAVLLTVIVVALVALLVRGATPSGILNAWYDGVWGSQNIFTFAFQMVLILVTGYTLAEAPPLKRAIVFVASKPTNQIQGALLCFSLSAALSLLNWGLGLVAGALVARQVAKRLEGVHFGYLIAASFMGFIVWTQGLSSSIALANTDSNSPINVIHKMTGINVPLRLTIFQPYSWVAAAAVLVLLAIAIRRMEPARRLEPDPAVFADEDTPSDPATGDRTFADWLENLWILNVIVFVAGLTYFSLSGFALNISSMIMLFTVTGALLHRTPIRFIRAFSGAARVSGPLLLQYPLYGGIIGLLGYLPSQAPAGSGTPLQTVLAEVLVSGANQYTLPFLTFVGSIIISLFVPSGGGHWAVQGPVAVDSALVLGQHSPAYLGLISMSVAIGEAVANMIQPFWLLPLLAIAKLNVRQVMGFTIIAFLIGSVVSSAAVLIAPHVL
- a CDS encoding radical SAM protein, which codes for MQWVIKTSKLCNLRCKYCYEWEHLSDPTRMSESVWRDALVAIRDYADLTTRRCGYDIPVDIIWHGGEPTLLPREYFERVFALQREVFPSDWLQSRRVRNVLQTNLYSVRDEHLDVFEEHGVELGISVDFAEGVRLTAGGKRTEAAVRSNIRRLQDRGLPFSIITVLAGHTVSQIQRVFEEISQLQKPARLLPLFSGPAARPMNGVTVDKSDILDALMVFFDLWVSAGMTPRVDPLDQYLRTVILERMGLERPGQDRALLGNDVLVIDRDGRLSCDAYREHGDLGNITETTIEDIVDGATYGYLVAEETALKDSVCTQCPFLGACDTSPIARNFDSHILQDCPIDRYILPRIEAHLEDRGFFDEQFSAMVHEVTATHVVEAFGARVSYSC
- the tpx gene encoding thiol peroxidase, with product MAQITLRGNAINTVGELPAVGSPAPAFALTGDDLGTVSSDQFRGKAVVLNIFPSIDTPVCATSVRTFNERAAASGVNVLCVSKDLPFAQKRFCGAEGIENVTSASAFRDGFGEAYGVTITDGPMAGLLARAIVVIGADGKVSYTELVPEIAQEPDYEAALAAVAT